The sequence below is a genomic window from Salinispira pacifica.
GCAGATCCATGCGGGACCCCAGGGACCGGGATTTATGGAAGCTCGCAGTAACAGGGTTTTGAGAATAGAAACCTGTCCGGTGGTTCATCCCCGTATTAACCGCCTCCTGGCGGAGCCGGAATTGCGCGGCAGCAGCGGCGAGGGTGCGCGGATACCGGTCTTTGCAGATGATTCGGCTGTCACTGTGAAGGAAGGAACCCATAGCCTGGAAATTGCCGGAAAACATCTGAGTTTTGATGTCCGGGGCTTTTTTCAGAGTAATCTTTCAGGCTTGGAACATCTCATTACCTGGGTGCGCCGGCGGCTCGATGATCTGAATGTGATCGCCCCTGCGGCAGCACTGGACATCTATGGAGGTGTGGGCTTTTTATCTTCCCTTCTTCCCGGGGAATTCACCTCCATCGATGTTGTGGAAATCAACCGCCATGCGGAAACATATGTCCGGCGGAATCTGGGAGACCGAGGACGCTTTTATGCCATGGATGCATCCGCATGGGCCCGGGGTCCGGGCAAGAGCAGGCTGAAAAGGGGCAGACAAGAGGCGAAAAAGTCCGGCGGTGCAAGCCGACGACCTGAGTTCAACGGGTATGATCTGGTGATTGTTGATCCGCCCAGAAAGGGGCTTGATGCAGCGTTGAGAAAACTGCTGCTGGAGACGGATGTACCCAACATTCTCTATGTATCCTGTGATCCGGTAACATTTTCCCGGGATCTCGCCCGGCTGAAAGAGCGCTACACGGTTCACAGCCTGGCGGGGTTCGATTTCTCACCCCATAATCATCATGTGGAGGCCGCCGCCTGGCTGGAGCGCTCTCAATGACCGGAATTCAGGATCTCAGCATTCGCCGATATCATGTGCCGCATCTTTTTTTCTTATCTCTTATGCTGATATGGAACTCGCTGCTTTTCGCCCAGGATCAGGAATCCCTCCTCCCTACAGCGGCGGAGCTTGAGCGCTATCCGTGGTATGAGACCATCGTTCTGGAGGGGCGGGTAATCAACGACCCCCTGTTTACAACAGATGGCGGAATGATCCTGATCAGCGATGACAGACGAATTCAGAGAATAGATGCCCGGGCCCAGGGTCCCGCTCCCCGCTGGAACCTCCGGCTGCCCAGGTTATCCGCCGGGGAATGGTTCATATCAAGCGGAGCGGGAGTTCTCATTCCCGCTCCCGGCGGGAGGATGTGGAGTGTTGATATTCGCCGGGGACGGGTTCTCGACCGGAGCATCCGCTATCCATTCGGGGATGAGGGGACCGTACTGTTCCGGGATATCGTCCGGGGAAGGATAGTTGAGGTACGCTCCGCAGACAGGGGGGCGGCGGTTCACCTGTATCGCTGGAACCCGTCGGAAGAGGGCAGGGGTAAGATGCTGCTCCGCTGGGAGGTCTCCGGTTCGCAGGAAGGGCTGAGAAGCATTCATCTGCATGACGGCCGGATTTTCATTTTTCAGACCGCCGATGCTCTCCGCTGGTTTTCTCTGGACGGCGCGGAATTGGCACAGTCCGATCTTGCCCGGGGACAGAGTGATGGAAGATACTCCCAATGGGATGAACTGTTCCGGATGGGAGATCT
It includes:
- a CDS encoding class I SAM-dependent RNA methyltransferase, with protein sequence MSEIQIDTGDKTGQHDDELRIEKIVSGGYGLGRDSEGVIFIPYTVPGDLIRVGSVRSAKGTRYGEAVRILEPGPGRREAPCRYYYRCGGCDLQHIEYAAQLNIKKEMIREALIRQGGFDPGDSVLAGLEMFGSDEWNSRNRVQIHAGPQGPGFMEARSNRVLRIETCPVVHPRINRLLAEPELRGSSGEGARIPVFADDSAVTVKEGTHSLEIAGKHLSFDVRGFFQSNLSGLEHLITWVRRRLDDLNVIAPAAALDIYGGVGFLSSLLPGEFTSIDVVEINRHAETYVRRNLGDRGRFYAMDASAWARGPGKSRLKRGRQEAKKSGGASRRPEFNGYDLVIVDPPRKGLDAALRKLLLETDVPNILYVSCDPVTFSRDLARLKERYTVHSLAGFDFSPHNHHVEAAAWLERSQ